One Trichoderma atroviride chromosome 7, complete sequence DNA segment encodes these proteins:
- a CDS encoding uncharacterized protein (EggNog:ENOG41), with protein sequence MQNLQIAIIGAGPAGCALARLLHLGGIQATIFEGEDSASVRSQGGTLDLHTTSGLAAVKEAGLWDEFLSHARYDGQYMAITDKDLRYYVVRGLDAESTAAFGERPEIDRVKLREILLDSLPAGTVKWAHRLQKIEGNTLIFTNGTTASFDLVVGADGAFSKVRLSIAPELKPEYTRVAMHHFSIPDAEKSAPEIYKIVNRGSLFASADGQRFTIQQMGDGSLNAGFSFVREDADWGNPEKCGYNSQDLAEVKKAMAKEMEHWAPWFHKALDATQGETSTRSLWRLPIGQKWQHKSGVTLIGDAAHLMTPHAGEGVNQALEDAMILARVILKAQSSEDLDEQILQFESEMIARVEKIQQLAWDRCQGLMFTPGVPKSFMDKMIRQRMKEAKGMGLDAEQMKAMDAAVAKAQAQADALNKV encoded by the exons ATGCAAAACTTACAGATTGCCATTATTGGAGCGGGCCCAGCTG GCTGCGCCCTCGCccggcttctccatctcggaGGCATCCAAGCCACCATATTCGAAGGCGAGGATTCCGCCAGTGTCCGGTCCCAAGGCGGGACTCTGGACTTGCACACTACCTCGGGCCTAGCAGCCGTCAAAGAAGCCGGCCTATGGGACGAGTTCCTGTCGCATGCTCGCTACGACGGGCAATACATGGCCATTACGGACAAGGACCTTCGCTACTACGTTGTCCGTGGTCTTGATGCCGAGTCCACCGCGGCCTTTGGCGAGCGCCCAGAAATCGACCGTGTAAAGCTCAGAGAAATCCTGCTCGACTCTCTCCCGGCAGGTACCGTCAAATGGGCTCATCGTCTGCAAAAGATAGAGGGCAACACCTTGATCTTCACCAATGGAACAACTGCCAGCTTCGATCTTGTTGTTGGCGCCGACGGTGCCTTCAGCAAGGTCCGCCTGTCCATTGCCCCTGAGCTGAAGCCAGAGTACACGAGAGTCGCCATGCATCACTTCAGCATCCCCGATGCGGAGAAGTCTGCGCCTGAAATCTACAAGATTGTCAACCGCGGAAGTTTATTTGCCAGTGCCGACGGCCAGCGGTTCACTATTCAGCAGATGGGTGATGGTAGCCTCAACGCgggcttttcttttgtgcGGGAGGACGCAGATTGGGGGAACCCCGAGAAGTGCGGTTACAACTCTCAAGACTTGGcagaggtgaagaaggcaaTGGCCAAAGAGATGGAGCACTGGGCCCCTTGGTTTCACAAGGCCCTCGATGCCACTCAGGGGGAGACGAGCACCAGATCGCTGTGGCGTTTGCCCATTGGGCAAAAGTGGCAGCACAAGTCTGGCGTCACGCTCATTGGCGATGCCGCGCATCTGATGACTCCCCATGCGGGCGAAGGTGTTAATCAAGCACTTGAAGACGCCATGATCCTCGCCCGCGTGATTCTCAAGGCCCAGAGCAGCGAAGACCTGGACGAGCAGATTCTACAGTTTGAGTCGGAGATGATTGCCCGCGTCGAAAAGATTCAGCAGCTGGCCTGGGATCGCTGCCAGGGCCTGATGTTTACGCCTGGCGTGCCAAAGTCGTTCATGGATAAGATGATCCGGCAGCGGATGAAGGAGGCCAAGG